The nucleotide window AGCTGCACATCATCGACCTTTAATGAAATCACTCGCCCTTGAAAAATAGGCTGTGACATAACTGTTTTCTCTTCAAATTTTTTCAAAGCTATTCGCCTCACTTGTCGCATAAGATAAATTCATTGTAACATTAGAACAAGAAAGGTGTGTATGTTATGAAAAAAAGAACGCTAGGAAAAAGCGAGATTGAAATTTCTGAACTGAGCTTTGGTTGTATGTCATTGCCCCTGAATATAAATGAAGCAAAGTCCATTGTAGACACTGCTATTGATGCAGGTATTAACTATTTTGATACAGCAGATTTATATAATCAAGGCGACAATGAACGCATCGTTGGTGAGATTTTAAAGCAGCATCGTCAGCAGCTTATTCTGGCAACAAAGGTTGGCAATCGTTTTGAAAAAGGACAGGAAGGCTGGTCATGGGACGCCTCAGCAAGCTATATAAAAAATGCGCTGAAGGATAGCCTACAGCGCCTGCAAACAGACTATATCGATGTTTATCAGCTACATGGCGGCACAATTGATGACAATTTAGATGAAGTTATCGCTACATTTGAGGAATTAAAAAAAGAGGGGCTTATCCGTGCTTATGGTATTTCCTCAATTCGCCCAAATGTCTTTCTACCTTTTACTGAAAAGGGACAAGCCGTCAGCAATATGATGCAATACAGCATGCTTGACCGCCGCGCAGAGGAATGGTTCCCAGCACTTTCAGCAAATGGCGTTTCTGTTGTCACACGTGGCTCCATTGCGAAAGGACTACTAACAAAGGAATGGCGCACGCGCTTGCAAAACTATATGAGCTATTCACAGCAAGAGCTAGAAACGCTATTATCTAGCCTTGAGGAGCAATACGGCTCATTACATAGCTTAGCAATCGCCTTCAACTTGCAGCATCAAGCAATCGCCTCCACTGTTATCGGCGCAAGCTCAAAGCAACAGTTGCTTGAAAATATTGCTGCATACGATGCAATAAAAAATTTACCCGCTCTTGATACTGTTGAGGAGCTGCTAAAGAAGGACCTCTATACAGAGCATCGATGAAAAAATATATTTTTCTCGTTATTGTAGCACTATGCATTGTTGCATTTGCTTCTAATATGAGCTATAAACAGCAAACGATTGTACCAGAGCTACGCGTTTTATTAGCTGATAAGCCTTTTGAAGAAACGCTTAGCCTTTTAAAAATTCCTTATTGGGGTACGATTATTTCTGTAGAATCAAGAGGCTATTTTTACTTTGTGGAATTTCTTGTGCGCAAGGCAACCCATTTCATTGGCTTCGGCATTGTCGGTACCATTCTTTATTTATTTTATCGCAAGCTTGCATGGCGCTTTCCTTCACTGCTTGCGATTGCCACCATTTTTGTTATCGCCTCACTTGACGAGCTAAGACAATCCTTTTTACCAGGGCGCACAGGCGTTTTTTCAGATGTGCTGCTTGATAGCTTTGGAGCGGTTGTTTTTATTATGGTGACAGCGATGATAACAAGAAAAAAGAGAGCTATAATATGGTACCTGTGGAGTGGACACTTGAAAAAGAGTGTGCACTTCACAGGTATTTTTTATATACTTGATTCTCAAGCAACTAAAGGACGGACAACAACGATGAGTAAACAATTATTTTCACCAAAACAGATGGAACAACTACAACAGAATCCACATGTAGTCAAAGTAACCGAACGAACAATTACGTACGCAGATACATTTAAAAGCCAATTTATCGATGAGTATTTGGCTGGTAAAACACCAAGACAGATCTTTAGCGAATATGGCTTTGATATCGAAGTGCTCGGGATGAAGCGTGTTGAACAAGCTTCTTCACGTTGGCGAAAAGCGTATGATCAAAATGGATTAATTGGTCTGACAGATACGCGAAAAACGAGCTCAGGCAGACCGTTACAGCGTGAATTAACCATGACAGAAATGGTAGAAAGACAAGCGGCTCGTATTGAATTATTAGAAGGACAAATCGAGCTACTAAAAAAGCTCGAAGTGACCGAAAGGAGGCTGCTCAGCGACAGTCAAAAACAAAGCGCACGTAAAGTATTTCAACTCATTGCAGATACGCTTAAGCAGTTTCCATTTAAACGCATGGTGACGTATTTTTGTACGCTTTTAAACGTCTCTCGTTCAGGCTATTATCGCTTTTTAGAGACAGAAGAAGCACGAGCTGTAAAGGAAAAACGAGATGAAGAAGCACGCGACCAGATCTTAAAAGCCTTTAAGCGTCGTGGTTATAAGAAAGGTTCACGCTCGATTAAAATGACGCTTGAACAAGATTTTGATCTCGTCATGAACCGAAAGAAAATCCAGCGTATTATGCGTAAATATGGCGTCGTTTGCCCACATCGTAAACCGAATCCCTATAAACAAATGGCGAAAGCAACGAAAGAACATCGCGTGGTGCCGAATTTATTAAACCGTGAATTCAAACAAGGTGTGGCAGGTAAAGTATTACTAACAGACATCAGCTATATTCCATACAACGGAACGATGGCTTATTTATCGACCATAAAAGACGGCTCAACGAATGAAATTTTAGCGTATCATGTATCAGACCGTATTACGCTAGGTATCGCCACAACAACGGTGAAAAAACTCTTCCGTAATAAACGTGTAAAGCTCCAGCCAGATGCTTTCATCCACTCCGATCAAGGTGTTCATTATACAAGCCCTAAATTCCAAAAGCTTTTAAAGCACTACAAACTTGGTCAATCGATGTCACGTCGAGGTAACTGTTGGGATAATGCCCCACAAGAATCCTTCTTCGGACACTTAAAAGACGAGGTTGATTTCAGCATGGCCAAAACGTTAGACGAGGTACGTGCTAAAATCGATCACTACATGGTCTACTACAATAATTATCGCTATCAATGGAACCTAAAAAAGATGGCTCCTGTACAATACAGAAACCATCTCTTGGCAGCCTAAACCCTTTTTTACATTTGTCCTTGACTAAGGGACCATATTACTACCTGAAAAGATAGCTCTCTTTTTTCTATATTAAAATTTCGAGCCTTTATCACCATATTGCTCTAGCAATTCCTCAAAGCTCATATTTTTCTCGCGTTGCTTGCGTTCAAAGACCAGCCGTGCTTGACGCTCCTCTTCAGCAGCCTGTTCTTTATCAACTAACGCCTGTTTTGTTGCCTTTAATTTTGCTAGCACATCACCACCAAGTTGATCCTGCAATGTTGGTGCTTTTTCTTGTACAGGTTTTTGCTGCGCTGCTTGCTTTTGACCTGTTTTCTTTTTCGCCATGTTATTCACCTACCATATTTGCATTTCATATTATTTTATCAAATTTAGGTTGGGATTTATAGCGGGAGGGGGATATCTGCGCTTTTCTTTGAGTTATCTGCGAATTTGCG belongs to Lysinibacillus louembei and includes:
- a CDS encoding aldo/keto reductase, with amino-acid sequence MKKRTLGKSEIEISELSFGCMSLPLNINEAKSIVDTAIDAGINYFDTADLYNQGDNERIVGEILKQHRQQLILATKVGNRFEKGQEGWSWDASASYIKNALKDSLQRLQTDYIDVYQLHGGTIDDNLDEVIATFEELKKEGLIRAYGISSIRPNVFLPFTEKGQAVSNMMQYSMLDRRAEEWFPALSANGVSVVTRGSIAKGLLTKEWRTRLQNYMSYSQQELETLLSSLEEQYGSLHSLAIAFNLQHQAIASTVIGASSKQQLLENIAAYDAIKNLPALDTVEELLKKDLYTEHR
- a CDS encoding IS3 family transposase, which codes for MSKQLFSPKQMEQLQQNPHVVKVTERTITYADTFKSQFIDEYLAGKTPRQIFSEYGFDIEVLGMKRVEQASSRWRKAYDQNGLIGLTDTRKTSSGRPLQRELTMTEMVERQAARIELLEGQIELLKKLEVTERRLLSDSQKQSARKVFQLIADTLKQFPFKRMVTYFCTLLNVSRSGYYRFLETEEARAVKEKRDEEARDQILKAFKRRGYKKGSRSIKMTLEQDFDLVMNRKKIQRIMRKYGVVCPHRKPNPYKQMAKATKEHRVVPNLLNREFKQGVAGKVLLTDISYIPYNGTMAYLSTIKDGSTNEILAYHVSDRITLGIATTTVKKLFRNKRVKLQPDAFIHSDQGVHYTSPKFQKLLKHYKLGQSMSRRGNCWDNAPQESFFGHLKDEVDFSMAKTLDEVRAKIDHYMVYYNNYRYQWNLKKMAPVQYRNHLLAA
- a CDS encoding YqkE family protein, translated to MAKKKTGQKQAAQQKPVQEKAPTLQDQLGGDVLAKLKATKQALVDKEQAAEEERQARLVFERKQREKNMSFEELLEQYGDKGSKF